From Halotia branconii CENA392, the proteins below share one genomic window:
- a CDS encoding DsbA family protein, with protein MRQLLQYLRTWIILSLVCLLLTWSLPAQAANQINPKLEQQVLQIIREHPEVLIESVQTYQQQQQDKLKQARQAFLQNFKTNSQAVIGNSPVAGSPQAKTVLVEFSDFQCPYCAEAHKTLKQLLATHQNDLKLVYKHFPLPIHAEAMPAAQAAWAANQQSKFWEYQDALFTNQKQLGEVLYLDIAKKLNLDLEKFKSDRLIANAAIDQDIQLAQKLGIAGTPFFVMNSPNFSGAVQLSDIEGKLTDTSKQGNNIP; from the coding sequence ATGCGTCAATTATTGCAATACCTACGTACCTGGATCATACTAAGTTTAGTTTGTTTGCTATTAACTTGGTCGCTTCCTGCACAAGCCGCTAACCAAATTAATCCCAAATTAGAACAGCAAGTCTTACAAATTATCCGCGAACACCCAGAGGTATTAATCGAATCTGTTCAAACATATCAGCAGCAACAGCAAGATAAATTAAAGCAAGCACGACAAGCATTTTTACAAAATTTCAAAACTAATTCGCAAGCAGTAATTGGTAATTCTCCTGTTGCTGGTTCGCCTCAAGCAAAAACTGTACTGGTAGAATTTTCTGATTTTCAATGTCCCTATTGCGCTGAGGCACATAAAACACTCAAGCAGTTGCTAGCAACACATCAAAATGATTTGAAATTGGTTTATAAACATTTTCCCTTACCAATTCATGCTGAAGCAATGCCAGCAGCCCAGGCTGCTTGGGCTGCCAATCAACAAAGTAAGTTCTGGGAATATCAAGATGCGTTGTTTACAAATCAAAAGCAACTTGGTGAAGTTTTGTATTTAGATATTGCTAAAAAACTCAATTTAGATTTAGAAAAATTTAAGAGCGATCGCCTAATTGCCAATGCTGCTATTGATCAAGATATCCAACTAGCTCAAAAATTGGGAATCGCTGGCACACCTTTTTTTGTAATGAATAGTCCAAACTTCTCTGGTGCAGTGCAACTATCAGACATCGAAGGTAAATTGACTGATACCAGTAAACAAGGAAATAATATTCCTTAG